TCTCGCGCCGAGATCAGCACGAGGCCCACGTGGGCGTAGCCGGTGCTCTGGGTGCCCTCGCCCTTCGACTCGGCCAGCGCGCTGAGGGCGAGTTGTGGCGTCACGTAGGCCCGCACGCCGCCGCCCAACTTGAACACCTCGACCGACAGGCGGGCCGGCGGCTCAGCCTCGCCCGCCGCCCGGGCCGGGAGGCCCGGTGCGCCTCCGGCCAGCGCCAGCGCTGCCGCCACCATCCATACCTTTGCCAGAAAAGGCGCGCCCCTCCCTGGCAGGAGCGGGCAGTGGCGGGACCAAAGTAACCGCATCCTGGTAGCTCCCTTCTCCGGCGGAGAAGCCTTCGATTTGCAGGGGGCGCCACCTTCTGGCAGCCCTGGGAAAGAAGGAAGACAAGCGTGCAACCAACACCGGAAGTCCGGGACAGTGGCCTGGAGGTCGGCCCCCGTTCCCGGGCTCTGTACGAACGTGCGCGGGCGGCCCTCGCCGGCGGGGTCAACAGCCCCTCCCGGGGGTTCGAGGCGGTTGGCGGCGGCGCGCCCCCCTACATCGCGCGCGGGGAAGGCCCCTACCTCTTCGATGTGGACGGGCGCGCCTACATCGACTACGTGCAGGCGTTCGGCGCCCTGATCCTCGGACACGCTCGCCCCGAACTGCGCCGGGCGGTGGAGGAAGCGCAAGCTGGGGGGGTGCTGTTCGGCGCCTGCCACGAACTCGAGGTGCGGCTGGCCGAACGGATCAAGGAGCTGTTCGGCGTCTGCGAGCGGGTCCGCTTCACGGCCTCCGGCACCGAGGCGGTGATGACGGCCGTGCGGCTGGCGCGGGCCTTTACCGGCAGGCGGCTCATGGTGAAGTTCGCCGGCAGCTACCACGGGCACTTCGACGCGGTGCTGGTGGGCGCCGGCTCTGGAGCTTCCACGCTCGGCCTCGACGAGAGCGCCGGGATTCCCGACGGGGTGAAGGCCGACGTCGTGACGCTGCCCTATAACGACGCCGACCAGGTCGAACGCTTCTTCGCCGAGCGCGGGCACGAGGCCGCCTGCCTTCTCGTGGAACCCATCGTGGGCAACTTCGGGCTTGTCGAGCCCCTGCCCGGCTTCCTCCAGCGCGCAAGCTACGCGGCGCGCTCAGCCGGGGCGGTTGTCATCTTCGACGAGGTGATCACGGCGTTCCGCTT
The Bacillota bacterium genome window above contains:
- a CDS encoding glutamate-1-semialdehyde 2,1-aminomutase, which translates into the protein MQPTPEVRDSGLEVGPRSRALYERARAALAGGVNSPSRGFEAVGGGAPPYIARGEGPYLFDVDGRAYIDYVQAFGALILGHARPELRRAVEEAQAGGVLFGACHELEVRLAERIKELFGVCERVRFTASGTEAVMTAVRLARAFTGRRLMVKFAGSYHGHFDAVLVGAGSGASTLGLDESAGIPDGVKADVVTLPYNDADQVERFFAERGHEAACLLVEPIVGNFGLVEPLPGFLQRASYAARSAGAVVIFDEVITAFRFRPGPIYPELGVEPDLVAFGKIIGGGLPIGGYGGRRAIMEQVAPLGPVYQDGTWAGNPLSVASALATLDLLTADAGLYGRLARLGGELAGGVRRLAARHDLPVVVHQRGGAVSIFFTAEPDVYDFAGAQRADARAFATFFKAMLSRGVLLPPSPYEVWFVSAAHTELEVEKTLEAVNVAFQAVASG